Proteins encoded within one genomic window of Trichoderma asperellum chromosome 2, complete sequence:
- a CDS encoding uncharacterized protein (TransMembrane:1 (n5-15c19/20o53-71i)~EggNog:ENOG41~SECRETED:SignalP(1-19)~CAZy:GH76), giving the protein MARKTLFALTALVAAGAYADNTSYDVNAGCSNDQLLRWYDKDLGLFLYPNGAYYFWQAGVMITAVASLAALDSGVKNRTAWMWQNTYLKGGQPSHGVIQLDGTGRKIVVPKGSARSVPGKFSKREQGFLASHYDDEGWWGLAWQDVYDITGDQDYLTESIAIWQDMNAGWGNLNCGGLPWFKGEVKTDNPLAIPNELYLAISAGLANRVPSSQKQTYLSAAQTVWAWFQKVGFVNSQGLVNDAVNGNTCVNDNNQPTWTYNQGVIIGGLADLYIATGDSSYLTSASVIANATMAHLVDSNGILADSCDLTHNCSGDNLQFKGVFARNLQKLYHSQPYPAYKAFLEKNAQSIWQNDLAVEAGDCFNGADWGGPYVLGSATASSQSSALQCLVAALYVSQN; this is encoded by the exons CCAACTTCTCCGATGGTATGACAAAGACCTCGGACTCTTCCTCTATCCCAATGGCGCCTACTACTTCTGGCAAGCCGGCGTCATGATTACAGCAGTTGCCAGTCTCGCTGCGCTCGATAGTGGTGTCAAGAACAGGACTGCCTGGATGTGGCAAAACACTTATCTCAAGGGAGGTCAGCCTTCTCACGGTGTCATACAATTAGACGGCACAGGCCGTAAGATCGTTGTGCCTAAGGGATCTGCGCGCAGCGTTCCCGGCAAGTTCAGTAAAAGAGAGCAAGGTTTTCTAGCAAGTCACTA CGACGATGAAGGTTGGTGgggcttggcttggcaaGATGTCTACGATATCACCGGAGATCAGGATTACCTCACGGAATCCATTGCTATTTGGCAGGATATGAATGCTGGCTGGGGCAATCTTAATTGTGGTGGTCTTCCTTGGTTCAAAGGCGAAGTCAAGACCGACAATCCACTGGCTATCCCTAATG AGCTGTACCTTGCCATTAGCGCTGGTCTCGCCAACCGTGTTCCTAGCAGCCAAAAGCAGACATACCTTAGTGCCGCTCAAACAGTGTGGGCCTGGTTCCAAAAGGTTGGCTTCGTCAACAGCCAAGGCCTTGTCAACGACGCTGTTAACGGCAACACCTGTGTGAATGACAACAACCAGCCAACTTGGACCTACAATCAAGGTGTTATCATAGGTGGTCTTGCAGACCTCTATATCGCCACGGGAGACTCATCCTACCTCACATCAGCCAGTGTCATTGCCAATGCTACCATGGCTCATCTGGTCGACAGTAACGGCATTCTTGCTGACAGCTGCGATTTGACACATAACTGCAGTGGCGATAATCTTCAGTTCAAGGGTGTTTTTGCTAGAAACCTCCAAAAACTGTACCACAGTCAGCCTTATCCTGCCTACAAGGCATTTTTAGAAAAGAACGCCCAGTCCATCTGGCAAAATGATCTCGCTGTGGAGGCAGGCGACTGCTTCAATGGTGCTGATTGGGGTGGTCCCTATGTTCTTGGCTCCGCTACAGCCAGTAGCCAGAGCAGCGCCCTTCAGTGTCTCGTTGCTGCTCTCTACGTCTCTCAGAATTAG
- a CDS encoding uncharacterized protein (EggNog:ENOG41), whose translation MEEANRQDGVVCHEEAQDAFSYNNDDATGFEQGNVLSLENDDDLEFEEDYDDVQKHKDVSAAVVKCIFLFGKQMGQANSPCASNKPETTNERSKEIAEFIVDMNSNSMYWFERTSALARDISDSLYSLFQEYRGVKTEVIGLLEVLIENLESVISGGTEYLYTPLEAMEGIRFAIEELHALTEMIRKASIRNEDLSLDAAFIKDDTTDFKNHMFPIIRRMFPHAQPSLCDQLALSVAIRRRRLRLTFKDAEKLRARRARSARSQSNNNQEYPASAIPSQPSQPQPQLLYTLARLPHNVEGGITCTESVVTRNKLNVGVAYSDFQYGSAPSAKSTTDCICPYCAEKVSTAFLSRHPKIWKTPVLFFRTIGHWVDHMNHRHSPEWTKRIHIGTWLCDFEHDVARFNELESFREHMNDEHNHPIRGPPTKHELDVLEICQYKLVTRDEHICPFCDCIPDIPKRDISTSASEENLHQPLHEHIASHLQNLAVLSIPGLDTAEASEIMSDNCKAEEKCSWLGEGEKDSCPRGYARELCDISLSDVRSSSDVGQEPRRRRKSEPEYLHYHMRDNIDEELRAYFGTLEIFTAHGIE comes from the exons ATGGAAGAAGCCAACAGACAAGACGGTGTAGTATGCCATGAGGAGGCTCAAGATGCCTTCTCTTACAACAATGACGACGCGACAGGCTTTGAGCAGGGCAATGTGCTAAGCTTAGAGAACGACGACGATTTAGAATTTGAAGAGGATTACGATGATGTACAAAAACATAAGGATGTCTCCGCGGCTGTTGTGAAGTGCATCTTTCTGTTTGGTAAACAAATGGGCCAAGCAAATTCACCATGTGCCTCTAACAAGCCGGAGACTACCAATGAACGTTCAAAAGAGATTGCCGAGTTCATAGTGGATATGAACTCAAATTCTATGTATTGGTTTGAACGCACTAGTGCTCTGGCTAGAGATATCAGTGATTCCCTGTATTCACTCTTTCAAGAGTACAGAGGTGTGAAAACTGAGGTTATAGGTCTTCTAGAGGTCCTCATAGAAAATTTGGAATCTG TAATTTCAGGCGGAACGGAATACTTATACACACCGCTTGAGGCGATGGAGGGCATTCGATTTGCGATTGAAGAGCTACATGCCTTAACGGAAATGATTCGCAAAGCATCTATACGGAATGAGGACCTCAGTCTCGACGCAGCATTCATAAAAGACGATACCACGGACTTTAAAAATCACATGTTTCCCATTATCAGGCGCATGTTTCCCCATGCTCAGCCTTCTCTCTGCGATCAACTCGCCTTGTCCGTTGCAATTCGCCGAAGACGCTTACGTCTCACGTTCAAAGATGCAGAAAAATTGAGGGCCAGAAGAGCCCGAAGTGCCCGAAGCCAAAGCAATAACAATCAAGAATATCCAGCCTCTGCCATTCCGTCACAGccatctcagcctcagcctcagctttTGTACACGCTTGCTCGTTTGCCACATAACGTGGAAGGTGGTATTACTTGCACAGAATCTGTCGTTACGAGGAATAAGCTGAACGTTGGTGTAGCCTACAGCGACTTCCAATATGGATCAGCTCCTTCAGCTAAGA GTACCACGGACTGTATATGCCCGTATTGCGCAGAGAAAGTTTCTACCGCTTTTCTCAGCCGCCATCCTAAAATCTGGAA GACTCCAGTGCTCTTCTTCAGAACTATAGGACATTGGGTCGATCACATGAACCACAGGCACTCACCTGAGTGGACCAAAAGAATTCATATCGGCACCTGGCTCTGCGATTTTGAGCATGACGTTGCCCGTTTTAATGAGCTTGAAAGCTTTCGGGAGCACATGAATGATGAGCACAACCATCCCATTAGAGGACCGCCGACTAAGCATGAACTGGATGTACTTGAAATCTGTCAATACAAACTTGTTACTCGCGACGAGCATATTTGTCCATTTTGCGATTGCATTCCGGATATTCCTAAACGGGACATCTCGACTAGTGCCTCAGAGGAGAATCTACATCAGCCGTTGCACGAGCATATTGCTAGCCACCTCCAAAATCTCGCTGTCCTGTCTATTCCGGGCTTGGACACAGCCGAAGCGTCTGAAATTATGTCAGACAATTGCAAAGCCGAAGAAAAATGCAGCTGGTTAGGGGAGGGCGAGAAAGATTCTTGCCCGAGAGGATATGCCCGAGAACTGTGCGATATTTCGCTCTCAGACGTCCGAAGTAGCAGCGATGTAGGCCAAGAACCGAGGAGGCGACGTAAAAGCGAACCTGAATACTTGCACTACCACATGAGAGACAACATCGATGAAGAACTAAGGGCCTACTTTGGTACATTAGAAATATTTACTGCCCATGGGATTGAATGA